The following are encoded in a window of Nitrososphaerota archaeon genomic DNA:
- a CDS encoding nitroreductase family deazaflavin-dependent oxidoreductase, which produces MLSNAQELEVTVKGRRSGQSRRVPVWFVYDASRIYLLPVNGSDSEWFKNVLVNPSVRVSVAGRSVNLVAKPLTDPRVVKRVVEKFIRKYGEEEIQTWYQKLDAALELPVPADREYNDMRDSGFEF; this is translated from the coding sequence ATGCTGTCGAACGCTCAGGAGCTTGAGGTCACTGTTAAGGGTAGAAGGAGCGGTCAGAGCCGTCGCGTTCCCGTCTGGTTTGTGTACGATGCTAGCCGAATCTATCTTCTCCCAGTCAACGGCTCGGACTCTGAGTGGTTCAAGAATGTTCTAGTCAACCCTTCGGTGCGTGTATCGGTAGCTGGCAGATCGGTAAACTTGGTCGCGAAGCCGTTAACTGATCCGAGGGTCGTTAAGCGAGTGGTTGAGAAGTTCATCCGGAAATATGGCGAAGAGGAGATTCAGACCTGGTACCAGAAGCTCGACGCGGCCTTGGAGCTGCCTGTACCTGCTGATAGAGAATACAATGACATGCGAGACTCGGGTTTCGAGTTCTAG
- a CDS encoding tryptophan-rich sensory protein, with protein MLRYRGLPRLISAIVVCQLAGVIGSIFTISSIPTWYAGLEKPFFAPPNWLFGPVWLSLYTLMGISLYLVWSRGADTRRGSLALTVFGVQLVLNALWSVLFFGLRSPILGLVEIAALWIMIAATIVLFYRVSRAAALLLIPYIAWVTIAAALNGFIWSLNL; from the coding sequence ATGCTCAGATATAGAGGCCTGCCGCGGTTGATATCGGCGATAGTTGTTTGCCAGTTAGCCGGTGTCATCGGCTCCATATTTACTATTAGTTCAATTCCGACGTGGTACGCTGGGCTTGAGAAGCCGTTTTTTGCGCCTCCTAATTGGCTCTTCGGGCCTGTTTGGCTATCTCTTTACACCTTGATGGGTATCTCATTGTACCTTGTGTGGAGCAGGGGTGCAGATACTCGCAGGGGGAGTCTTGCGTTGACAGTGTTTGGTGTCCAGCTTGTCTTGAATGCGCTTTGGTCTGTCCTATTCTTTGGCTTGAGATCGCCAATCCTCGGACTCGTGGAGATTGCGGCGCTGTGGATCATGATCGCAGCTACAATTGTGCTGTTTTACAGGGTTTCCAGAGCTGCGGCTCTGCTTCTTATTCCATACATTGCGTGGGTGACGATTGCCGCGGCTCTCAACGGCTTCATATGGAGCCTAAACCTATAA
- a CDS encoding NAD(P)H-binding protein, which produces MDTEEIEAKPHAPRILVTGASGFIGGRLVEKLSSSGQYKIRCMTRRVNTLKGRFGGDVEIVQGDAENYYNLVDALSGVDIAFYLIHSMEGSASGFAKFVGRDKLFAENFARAATECHVSRIIYLEELGTGRNEDLTHHMRSRRRVGDILAKSSAKLTVFRTSAILGKGGHSFEMLRYLVEKMPLLLCPKWVLNKTQPISVDDVVTYLAESASLNETEGKFFDIGGPETLSFFEMIERYGKIKGKQTRVAVTPFRTPRLSAHWIDLVTPVKASIARPLIDALQHDATVRDNSIRQLIPIKLKNFEETVEAIAGELEDKTKTTQIHPDKTLLYAMFALEVLMIPYVATTAFLGLSNIPWIIAVALWYLGVAFAIHFIDYGAKLGTLSAGIMGPLSITLWITSDIEQRRQLVSIIGAAALYNTLEMDLSILAVVLAAASIWTLLKTKVMPTTTEPQ; this is translated from the coding sequence TTGGACACTGAGGAGATTGAGGCTAAGCCTCATGCTCCAAGAATCTTGGTTACCGGTGCCAGCGGGTTCATTGGAGGCCGCTTAGTAGAAAAACTGTCGTCCTCAGGACAATATAAAATCAGATGCATGACTAGACGCGTCAACACCTTGAAAGGAAGATTCGGCGGAGACGTCGAGATAGTGCAGGGCGACGCTGAAAACTACTACAACTTGGTTGACGCACTATCCGGGGTCGACATAGCCTTCTACCTTATACACTCTATGGAGGGATCTGCGTCAGGCTTCGCGAAGTTCGTAGGACGCGACAAACTGTTTGCGGAGAACTTTGCTCGAGCCGCAACAGAATGCCATGTCAGCAGAATAATCTATCTCGAAGAGCTAGGCACAGGCCGAAACGAGGATCTCACCCACCATATGCGGAGCAGGAGACGAGTCGGCGACATACTTGCGAAATCCTCAGCCAAACTCACAGTGTTCAGAACCTCAGCAATACTCGGGAAAGGCGGTCATTCGTTCGAGATGCTGAGATACCTCGTTGAAAAGATGCCTCTGTTACTATGCCCAAAATGGGTTCTGAACAAAACCCAACCAATATCGGTGGACGACGTTGTAACCTACCTAGCCGAGTCAGCATCTTTGAATGAGACTGAGGGTAAATTCTTTGACATAGGCGGCCCTGAAACACTCTCCTTCTTTGAAATGATAGAGAGATACGGAAAAATCAAAGGGAAGCAGACCAGAGTTGCTGTAACACCGTTCCGCACACCGAGGCTTTCCGCCCACTGGATTGATCTCGTAACCCCCGTCAAAGCCTCAATCGCCCGACCCCTGATCGACGCACTGCAGCATGATGCAACGGTCAGAGACAACTCGATCAGACAGCTTATCCCTATCAAGCTCAAAAACTTTGAAGAAACAGTCGAAGCCATAGCAGGTGAGCTTGAGGACAAAACAAAGACGACTCAGATTCACCCAGACAAAACGCTCCTATACGCAATGTTCGCACTCGAAGTTCTAATGATACCTTACGTCGCCACAACAGCCTTCCTAGGACTATCAAACATACCGTGGATAATCGCAGTCGCCCTATGGTACCTAGGAGTCGCCTTCGCCATACACTTCATCGACTACGGCGCAAAACTCGGCACACTCTCAGCAGGAATCATGGGACCACTCTCAATAACACTCTGGATAACAAGCGACATAGAGCAGCGGCGACAACTCGTATCAATCATCGGCGCAGCAGCGCTCTACAACACCCTTGAAATGGACCTATCCATACTCGCAGTAGTCCTAGCCGCAGCATCCATCTGGACGCTGCTCAAAACAAAGGTGATGCCTACAACCACCGAACCCCAATAA
- a CDS encoding PQQ-binding-like beta-propeller repeat protein, which produces MSYPSKYRISLLGILVILTFGTFMPALAFAAPLANSEKDWQYVNGNSWAWNYSPETQINKNNVNNLEVKWLFPLEGRSQANPAIQAFISNEGSTTPPIVVNGKVYVTTNYLRTYAVDAKTGKQAWRYDYVINGTDIEARLPVLLPNHAGPLGSLNMHLHGFRYWQAQNAILVSGMACDFYGIDATTGKNTFWIQDLCKDIPGNLYKMRQGTVSQANIGTYDKGNQFIIVLPGAMHSNIYAGDFRHTTEGIDMTTHKVVWRVYSFPPQDVTTKDWATQECDTGYFLTTPCKEVASKAPGNLEWDWTQPGEKPNIYGGVTANWGQIVVDEETGIAYTQTGNQGPYTYVGTTPGPRLYGSTIMAIDLNQGKRIWWYQPFPRDPYDYDCNWSGVLADVQGLGKVYMKGCKEGHLNILDAKTGKPIRVNDVVNEQVEWGQITPAALKEPNQGGVRYHFTDPFSRYDMRELVSPDNSTYCGRPCNVYPNFSNGIFGTDMSYDPQTGTLFHYAVGLQTTILKSPPPVIGGSVSITQGYPITNTSIVARDVATGKVKWTWFWPISQQRSAMVVTPSLIFAGFTDGYMRFLDKDSGKVLRELNLGSDMRVGLTTGQDSAGNQLIFTVLGVTAAGRLTPTNPGVLVAVGLGSQSGATPQTSTVTTTQTTTQSTTITSTSSTTATVTTTAPAQTTTITSQVTQTTGLPSEVTYAAVGVAVIAIIAAAVLVMRKK; this is translated from the coding sequence ATGAGTTATCCTAGCAAATACAGAATAAGTCTATTAGGAATACTCGTAATTCTCACATTCGGCACATTCATGCCAGCATTGGCGTTCGCGGCGCCACTAGCCAACTCCGAGAAGGATTGGCAGTACGTGAACGGCAACAGTTGGGCATGGAACTACAGTCCAGAAACACAGATCAACAAGAACAATGTCAACAACCTAGAGGTAAAGTGGCTCTTTCCATTAGAGGGAAGGAGTCAGGCGAACCCAGCAATACAGGCATTCATCAGCAACGAAGGATCTACAACACCGCCCATCGTTGTAAACGGCAAAGTCTACGTAACCACAAACTACCTCAGAACATACGCAGTTGACGCGAAGACCGGGAAACAGGCCTGGAGGTATGACTACGTCATCAACGGCACCGACATAGAAGCAAGACTACCGGTTTTGCTCCCTAACCACGCAGGACCATTAGGATCCCTCAACATGCATCTGCACGGCTTCAGATACTGGCAAGCACAAAACGCAATCCTAGTCAGCGGCATGGCCTGTGACTTCTACGGCATCGACGCCACAACAGGCAAAAACACCTTCTGGATTCAAGACCTATGCAAAGACATCCCCGGCAACTTATACAAGATGAGGCAAGGCACAGTTAGCCAAGCAAACATCGGAACCTACGACAAAGGTAACCAGTTCATAATAGTTCTACCCGGTGCAATGCACAGCAACATCTACGCAGGTGACTTCCGCCACACAACAGAGGGCATCGACATGACAACACACAAAGTGGTCTGGCGGGTCTACAGCTTCCCACCTCAAGACGTAACCACCAAGGACTGGGCAACACAGGAGTGTGATACAGGGTACTTCCTAACCACACCATGCAAAGAAGTAGCATCTAAGGCTCCAGGAAACCTTGAATGGGACTGGACCCAACCAGGTGAAAAACCCAACATCTACGGAGGAGTCACAGCTAACTGGGGACAAATCGTCGTAGATGAGGAAACAGGAATTGCCTACACACAAACAGGCAACCAAGGACCCTACACATACGTAGGCACGACACCTGGACCAAGACTTTACGGCTCAACCATAATGGCTATTGACCTTAACCAAGGCAAACGCATATGGTGGTACCAACCGTTCCCACGCGATCCATACGACTACGACTGCAACTGGAGCGGAGTATTGGCGGATGTGCAAGGACTAGGCAAAGTCTACATGAAGGGATGCAAAGAAGGCCACCTCAACATCCTTGACGCTAAGACAGGTAAGCCAATACGCGTTAATGATGTAGTCAACGAGCAGGTGGAGTGGGGACAAATAACACCAGCGGCACTTAAGGAGCCTAACCAAGGCGGTGTCAGATATCACTTCACAGACCCATTCAGTCGCTACGACATGAGAGAATTGGTCTCTCCAGACAACAGCACCTACTGTGGAAGACCATGCAATGTTTACCCTAACTTCAGCAACGGAATCTTCGGCACAGACATGAGCTACGATCCACAGACAGGCACACTGTTCCACTATGCAGTAGGTTTGCAGACAACGATACTGAAATCTCCGCCGCCCGTAATCGGAGGATCAGTAAGCATCACGCAAGGCTATCCAATCACAAACACATCGATCGTTGCACGCGACGTAGCAACAGGCAAAGTCAAGTGGACTTGGTTCTGGCCAATAAGTCAACAGCGCTCAGCAATGGTGGTAACACCCAGCCTAATCTTCGCAGGCTTCACAGACGGCTACATGAGATTCCTAGACAAAGACTCAGGTAAAGTACTACGAGAGTTGAACCTAGGCTCAGACATGAGAGTAGGTCTCACCACGGGTCAAGACTCAGCGGGCAACCAGCTGATCTTCACAGTCCTCGGCGTCACCGCAGCAGGACGTCTTACACCAACTAACCCAGGAGTCCTCGTAGCAGTCGGATTAGGATCACAATCAGGAGCCACACCGCAAACATCAACAGTCACAACAACACAAACCACAACCCAGAGCACAACCATAACATCAACTTCATCCACCACAGCCACAGTAACAACAACAGCGCCAGCACAAACCACAACAATAACCTCACAGGTTACTCAAACAACGGGTCTGCCTTCTGAAGTCACTTACGCAGCAGTCGGTGTAGCTGTAATAGCTATCATCGCAGCAGCAGTACTAGTAATGCGGAAGAAATAG
- a CDS encoding universal stress protein, whose amino-acid sequence MAVEDEIKLPRSVKRILVAVDGSVHSGRAVDMALDLARKYNAMLYIIHVASGYAAYERFSEAYEGRVSPEILTKTALDSIRSQGEAYLRDVEAKAKAEGLTKVERVYSAGDPADEILNFAEQNNVDLIVMGSRGLGRFSRVFLGSVSSKVAHHAHCTVIIVK is encoded by the coding sequence TTGGCTGTTGAGGATGAGATTAAGCTTCCGAGGTCTGTGAAGAGGATACTGGTTGCGGTGGATGGTTCGGTGCATTCGGGGAGGGCTGTTGATATGGCGCTTGATCTTGCGAGGAAGTATAATGCTATGCTTTACATCATTCATGTGGCTTCTGGTTACGCTGCGTATGAGCGGTTCAGTGAAGCGTATGAGGGTCGTGTGAGCCCGGAGATATTGACCAAGACTGCTTTGGACAGTATTCGTTCGCAGGGCGAAGCGTATCTCAGAGATGTTGAGGCGAAGGCTAAGGCTGAAGGATTGACCAAAGTTGAGCGAGTATACTCTGCCGGAGATCCTGCTGACGAGATATTGAACTTCGCTGAGCAGAACAATGTTGACTTGATTGTTATGGGTAGCCGCGGCTTAGGCCGTTTTTCAAGAGTGTTCCTTGGCAGTGTGTCAAGCAAAGTTGCGCATCACGCCCACTGCACCGTAATCATAGTCAAGTAA
- a CDS encoding type II toxin-antitoxin system VapC family toxin, giving the protein MVTKCYLDTNIFLNVIYNEHDFAQGSEHLLRSIQEGKLAGTTSSVTLTEIALDLAKMRNRDKIDQALGLIERMPNLTICPLGSWTAKLAVKLVLDSSITIHDAYHSATAIEHKADIFVTRDSYLAKKLKNAVKVSEPEVLISKLKLD; this is encoded by the coding sequence ATGGTAACTAAGTGTTATCTGGACACTAACATCTTTCTTAACGTCATCTATAATGAGCACGATTTTGCTCAAGGTTCTGAGCATCTTTTGAGAAGTATACAGGAGGGAAAGTTAGCTGGTACAACCTCTTCTGTGACTTTAACAGAGATTGCGTTAGACCTTGCGAAGATGAGAAACCGCGACAAGATAGATCAGGCTCTTGGACTGATTGAAAGGATGCCGAATCTAACTATTTGTCCTCTAGGTTCGTGGACAGCGAAACTTGCTGTTAAACTGGTTTTGGACTCAAGCATAACGATTCATGACGCGTATCACAGCGCTACCGCTATCGAACATAAGGCTGACATCTTCGTTACAAGGGACAGTTATCTAGCGAAGAAACTGAAAAATGCAGTTAAGGTCTCAGAACCTGAGGTGCTAATATCAAAACTCAAATTAGATTAG
- a CDS encoding AbrB/MazE/SpoVT family DNA-binding domain-containing protein, with protein MTTAIKVREKGIVVLPKELREKAGIKEGSIVVATAFDDGIILSPKETDVLAKLLGLAKVSKKSRSGSTGRIRSLRQKIDKEEEQTLSSK; from the coding sequence GTGACAACAGCAATTAAAGTGCGTGAAAAAGGCATTGTAGTTCTTCCAAAAGAGCTAAGAGAAAAAGCAGGTATTAAAGAAGGATCAATAGTAGTAGCTACAGCATTCGATGACGGCATAATTTTGAGCCCGAAGGAGACGGATGTTCTAGCCAAGCTCCTTGGGTTGGCGAAAGTATCAAAAAAATCCAGATCTGGTAGTACAGGTAGGATTCGTTCGCTGAGACAAAAGATAGACAAGGAAGAGGAGCAAACGCTATCCTCGAAATAG